One window of Akkermansia biwaensis genomic DNA carries:
- a CDS encoding iron-containing alcohol dehydrogenase, giving the protein MLNFIYDNKTTLIFGKGTQHEAGRLLKPFGKKILLHYGGGSIRRSGLYDSITASLKAAGVEYEELGGVQPNPTLPLVYEGIRLCREHGLGMVLAVGGGSVIDSSKAIALGVPYGGDVWDLYLSKKQPDFEPLPVATVLTIPAAGSESSPNTVITNEETRRKLGYGAPALRPVFSIINPELFFTLPHRQMANGVSDMMSHIFERYFTRTLHTDLSDGLCEATLRTIMRNARILNGNLHDYDAWAEIAFSGNIAHNNLLGVGREQDWACHAMEHELSALYHVDHGAGLAVVTPAWMKYVSPRHRDMFLQFSLNVMRVEGSCRETETIIREGIARLEGFYRELGLPTSMEELGIRPEDFPLMAEQAISVRGPVGGLERLDAEDVRNIYRLACRNGGN; this is encoded by the coding sequence ATGCTCAATTTCATTTATGACAACAAGACGACGCTCATTTTCGGAAAAGGAACCCAGCATGAGGCAGGCAGGCTCCTGAAACCGTTCGGCAAAAAAATCCTGCTCCATTACGGAGGCGGCAGCATCAGGCGCTCCGGCCTGTATGACTCCATTACGGCATCCCTGAAAGCCGCAGGCGTGGAATATGAGGAACTTGGCGGCGTTCAGCCCAACCCCACGCTGCCCCTGGTGTACGAAGGCATCCGCCTGTGCCGGGAACACGGCCTGGGCATGGTGCTGGCCGTGGGAGGAGGCAGCGTGATTGATTCCTCCAAGGCAATCGCTCTGGGCGTTCCTTACGGCGGAGACGTCTGGGACCTGTACCTTTCCAAAAAACAGCCGGATTTTGAACCGCTGCCCGTCGCCACGGTGCTGACCATCCCCGCCGCCGGCAGCGAAAGCAGCCCCAACACGGTCATCACGAATGAAGAAACCAGGAGAAAGCTGGGCTACGGGGCTCCCGCCCTGCGGCCCGTGTTCAGCATCATCAATCCGGAGCTGTTCTTCACCCTTCCCCACCGCCAGATGGCCAACGGCGTAAGCGACATGATGAGCCACATTTTCGAGCGCTATTTCACCCGGACCCTCCATACGGACCTTTCCGACGGCCTGTGCGAGGCCACCCTGCGCACCATCATGAGAAACGCCCGCATCCTAAACGGCAACCTGCATGATTACGATGCCTGGGCGGAAATAGCCTTCTCCGGCAACATCGCCCATAACAACCTGCTGGGCGTGGGCCGGGAGCAGGACTGGGCCTGCCACGCCATGGAACACGAACTCAGCGCCCTGTACCATGTGGACCACGGAGCGGGCCTGGCCGTCGTCACGCCCGCATGGATGAAGTACGTTTCCCCCCGGCACCGGGACATGTTCCTTCAATTTTCCCTCAACGTGATGCGCGTGGAAGGCTCCTGCCGGGAGACGGAAACCATCATCCGGGAAGGCATCGCCAGACTGGAAGGATTTTACAGGGAACTGGGGCTGCCCACATCCATGGAGGAACTGGGAATCCGGCCTGAAGATTTTCCGCTGATGGCGGAACAGGCCATCAGCGTACGCGGCCCCGTCGGAGGACTGGAAAGGCTGGATGCGGAAGACGTCCGAAACATCTACCGGCTGGCCTGCCGCAATGGCGGGAACTGA